One genomic region from Streptomyces sp. NBC_00457 encodes:
- a CDS encoding class I SAM-dependent methyltransferase, which translates to MLDYDKEADAYDITRGGEPRAAAAADAVLGLLPGVTGRLLDVACGTGIVTRRLAAARPGLRVTGADLTSGMARMAAVRLPGAVVLADSRRLPFPDRAFDAVTSVWLLHLLDEPDDVRAAVAECARVLRPGGMYVTTVDKAAAHDVGSDIDAVLAPRPRRPARDEATAVESYAAEQGLLPTGQARFPGVGQGRSPRRTAADLRRGWFTQLPPGEPRTERFAELLATLPDQDRPRPDPVFSLRAFRKPPDD; encoded by the coding sequence GTGCTGGACTACGACAAGGAAGCCGACGCCTACGACATCACACGCGGCGGCGAACCCCGGGCCGCCGCCGCTGCCGACGCCGTCCTGGGCCTGCTGCCCGGCGTGACGGGCCGCCTCCTCGACGTGGCCTGCGGCACCGGCATCGTGACCCGGCGGCTCGCGGCGGCCCGGCCCGGCCTGCGGGTGACCGGCGCGGATCTGACGTCCGGGATGGCCCGGATGGCCGCCGTACGCCTGCCCGGCGCGGTCGTGCTCGCGGACAGCCGGCGGCTGCCGTTCCCGGACCGCGCGTTCGACGCCGTGACCAGCGTGTGGCTGCTGCATCTGCTCGACGAACCCGACGACGTGCGGGCCGCCGTCGCCGAGTGCGCCCGGGTCCTGCGGCCGGGCGGTATGTACGTCACCACCGTCGACAAGGCCGCCGCGCACGACGTGGGCAGTGACATCGATGCCGTGCTCGCGCCGCGCCCACGCCGGCCCGCCCGGGACGAGGCGACGGCCGTGGAGTCGTACGCCGCCGAGCAGGGACTGCTCCCCACCGGGCAGGCCCGCTTCCCGGGTGTGGGTCAGGGCCGCAGCCCTCGGCGGACCGCCGCCGACCTGCGGCGCGGCTGGTTCACCCAGCTGCCGCCCGGCGAGCCGCGCACCGAACGTTTCGCCGAGCTCCTGGCGACGCTCCCCGACCAGGACCGGCCGCGCCCCGACCCCGTGTTCTCCCTCCGGGCCTTCAGGAAACCGCCCGACGACTGA
- a CDS encoding helix-turn-helix transcriptional regulator, producing the protein MKAGRLVSILLLLQTRGRMTAAQLAEELEVSVRTVYRDVDALSAAGVPLYGDAGHDGGYRLLDGYRTRLTGLTADEAEALFLAGVPGPAAELGLGSLLAAAELKVRAALPVQADRISGRFHLDAPGWYAAGEEAPYLPAVADAVWNSRVLHIVYRRWREPTDVERRLEPYGLVLKAGRWYVVAGPGPRTFRVDQILELTASDEEFTRPGDFDLAAYWEAYQRDFHDRLYRAEAVVRIAPSVTLSGPLARAVAANGRTDETGWIQATVPIESVDHAAGEFLRLGTDIEVLGPPELRAKIARTAAELAERYGNFEVHGDH; encoded by the coding sequence GTGAAAGCCGGCCGACTCGTCTCGATCCTGCTGCTCCTCCAGACCCGCGGGCGGATGACCGCCGCCCAGCTCGCCGAGGAGCTGGAGGTCTCCGTCCGCACGGTCTACCGGGACGTCGACGCGCTGAGCGCGGCCGGTGTCCCGCTGTACGGCGACGCGGGCCACGACGGCGGCTATCGGCTGCTGGACGGCTACCGCACCCGGCTCACCGGCCTGACCGCCGACGAGGCGGAGGCGCTGTTCCTCGCGGGGGTCCCGGGGCCGGCTGCTGAACTCGGCCTCGGCTCCCTGCTCGCCGCCGCCGAGCTGAAAGTGCGCGCCGCGCTGCCCGTCCAAGCCGACCGGATCAGCGGCCGCTTCCACCTCGACGCCCCCGGCTGGTACGCGGCCGGCGAGGAGGCTCCGTATCTCCCGGCGGTCGCCGATGCCGTGTGGAACAGCAGGGTGCTGCACATCGTCTACCGGCGCTGGCGCGAGCCCACCGACGTGGAGCGCCGTCTGGAACCGTACGGACTGGTCCTCAAGGCGGGCCGCTGGTATGTGGTCGCCGGTCCCGGGCCGCGCACCTTCCGGGTCGACCAGATCCTCGAACTCACCGCGTCGGACGAGGAGTTCACGCGTCCCGGCGACTTCGATCTGGCCGCCTACTGGGAGGCGTACCAGAGGGACTTCCACGACCGGCTGTACCGCGCGGAGGCGGTCGTACGCATCGCGCCGTCGGTGACGCTCTCCGGTCCGCTCGCCCGCGCCGTCGCCGCCAACGGCCGTACGGACGAGACCGGTTGGATCCAGGCCACGGTCCCCATCGAGTCCGTCGACCACGCGGCCGGCGAGTTCCTGCGTCTGGGCACGGACATCGAAGTGCTGGGCCCGCCCGAGCTCCGGGCGAAGATCGCCCGGACGGCAGCGGAACTGGCCGAAAGATACGGCAACTTCGAGGTGCACGGCGACCACTGA
- a CDS encoding helix-turn-helix domain-containing protein: MTTPVSDGTALPADSGVGPLLRAWRERRRVSQLELALRADSSARHISFIETGRSRPSEEMVLRLAEHLDVPVRERNALLLAAGYAPRYRETPLDDPALDTLREGIEQLIQGYEPYPAFVVDATYNVVAANRGILALLDGLPESLLAPPLNAMRLTLHPEGLAPRILNLREWRGHLLAQMERQIALQRSERLRELYEEVAAYPVRETAEEPAEPVPSFALPMRIEHDGRVLSFISSISTFNTPMDVTVAELAIETLLPADPATVKYLQAMAQI; encoded by the coding sequence ATGACCACTCCCGTATCCGACGGCACCGCACTCCCCGCCGACAGCGGCGTCGGTCCCCTGTTGCGGGCCTGGCGGGAGCGGCGGCGGGTCAGCCAGCTGGAGCTGGCGCTGCGCGCCGACTCCTCCGCCCGGCACATCAGCTTCATCGAGACGGGCCGCTCCCGGCCGAGCGAGGAGATGGTGCTGCGGCTGGCCGAGCATCTCGACGTGCCCGTGCGCGAGCGCAACGCCCTGCTGCTGGCGGCCGGTTACGCCCCCCGCTACCGGGAGACCCCGCTGGACGACCCGGCGCTGGACACGCTGCGCGAGGGCATCGAGCAGCTGATCCAGGGCTACGAGCCCTACCCGGCCTTCGTGGTGGACGCGACGTACAACGTGGTGGCCGCCAACCGGGGCATCCTGGCCCTGCTCGACGGCCTGCCCGAGTCCCTCCTCGCGCCGCCGCTGAACGCGATGCGACTGACCCTCCACCCGGAAGGCCTCGCGCCCCGGATCCTCAATCTGCGGGAGTGGCGCGGCCATCTGCTCGCCCAGATGGAACGGCAGATCGCGCTGCAACGCTCCGAAAGGCTACGGGAGTTGTACGAGGAGGTCGCCGCGTACCCGGTGCGGGAGACAGCGGAGGAACCGGCCGAGCCCGTCCCGTCCTTCGCGCTCCCGATGCGCATCGAGCACGACGGCCGGGTGCTGTCCTTCATCTCCTCCATCTCCACCTTCAACACGCCCATGGACGTGACCGTCGCCGAACTGGCCATCGAGACACTGCTCCCGGCCGACCCGGCGACGGTCAAATACCTTCAGGCGATGGCGCAGATCTGA
- a CDS encoding helix-turn-helix domain-containing protein has translation MSERRPAPTVGQVVLGKRLQELREAAGLKREEAAKVLRVAPATVRRMEMADVALKIPYVQLLLDAYGVSEEEAAAFVSLAEEANQPGWWQRFHDVLPDWFSLYVSLEGAAWIIRSYEPHFVPGLLQTEAYARAVLEAGTIGQTGPEAIERHVSLRMARQQLLERDDHPHLWVIMDETVLLRPVSDDGSVLREQIDKLLEFAERDHVTLQVAEFRAGPHPGTYAPFTLFRFGEPELPDMVFTEYLTGALYLDSRTEVSTHLEVLDHMTARAASAEQTKKILRDHRGNC, from the coding sequence GTGAGCGAGCGGCGACCCGCGCCCACCGTCGGTCAGGTGGTCCTCGGCAAACGGCTGCAGGAGCTGCGCGAGGCGGCAGGGCTCAAGCGCGAGGAGGCCGCGAAGGTCCTGCGGGTGGCCCCCGCGACCGTGCGGCGCATGGAGATGGCCGATGTCGCGCTGAAGATCCCGTACGTCCAGCTGCTCCTTGACGCCTATGGCGTGTCCGAGGAGGAGGCTGCGGCGTTCGTCTCGCTCGCCGAGGAGGCCAACCAGCCGGGCTGGTGGCAGCGGTTCCACGATGTGCTGCCGGACTGGTTCAGCCTGTATGTGAGCCTGGAGGGCGCCGCCTGGATCATCCGCTCCTACGAGCCGCACTTCGTGCCCGGTCTGCTGCAGACGGAGGCGTATGCGCGGGCCGTGCTGGAGGCCGGGACGATCGGACAGACCGGTCCGGAGGCCATCGAGCGGCATGTGTCGCTGCGCATGGCCCGGCAGCAGCTCCTGGAGCGCGACGACCACCCCCACCTGTGGGTGATCATGGATGAAACGGTCCTGCTCCGTCCTGTGAGCGACGACGGCTCCGTCCTGCGCGAACAGATCGACAAGCTGCTGGAGTTCGCCGAGCGCGACCACGTCACCCTCCAGGTCGCCGAGTTCAGGGCGGGCCCGCACCCGGGGACGTACGCGCCGTTCACGCTGTTCCGGTTCGGCGAGCCCGAGCTTCCCGACATGGTCTTCACCGAGTATCTGACCGGCGCGCTGTATCTCGACTCCCGCACGGAGGTCTCCACGCACCTGGAGGTGCTGGACCACATGACGGCGCGTGCCGCGTCCGCCGAGCAGACCAAGAAGATCCTGCGGGACCACCGCGGCAACTGCTGA
- a CDS encoding rhamnogalacturonan lyase codes for MQHPHKHRRRSVVLSALGATTALVAAGLTALTGPGTAEAATARQVEKLDRGVVSVHTAAGNLVSWRWLGTDPGDVSFNVYRAGTKVNATPITGSTTYFHSGAPEQADYTVRAIVGGVEQADSVHAIQFRTGYKDVPISPPAGGTTPDGVAYTYEANDASVGDLDGDGALDFVLKWQPTNAKDNSQSGYTGNTIVDGIKLDGTRLWRIDLGRNIRSGAHYTQFQVYDYDGDGKAEVAMKTADGTRDGTGAVIGSSSADHRNSSGYVLSGPEYLTMFNGQTGRAMGTVDYVPARGSVASWGDSYGNRVDRFLAGTAYLDGARPSLIMARGYYTRSVIAAWDWRGGAFTRRWTFDTNSSTNTGKGYDGQGNHSLSIADVDADGKDEIVYGAMTVDDNGHGLWTTKLGHGDAGHVGDLNPARSGLEYFKVSEDTSKPGSWMADARTGALLWQTASGADNGRGVSADIHAGSAGAESWSASDTTLRSPTGASLGREPSSINFVNWWDGDTTRELLDGTRIDKYGTSSDTRLLTGASVHSNNGTKATPSLSGDIFGDWREEVVWPTSNNTALRIYSTPHETGTKITTLLHDTMYRTALAWQNTAYNQPPHPSFHIGSGMATAPRPTVYTP; via the coding sequence GTGCAGCACCCGCACAAGCACCGCAGACGAAGCGTCGTCCTCTCCGCGCTGGGCGCCACGACCGCGCTGGTCGCCGCCGGACTCACCGCCCTCACCGGCCCCGGCACAGCCGAGGCCGCCACCGCACGCCAGGTCGAGAAACTCGACCGGGGTGTGGTCAGCGTCCACACGGCCGCCGGCAATCTGGTCAGCTGGCGCTGGCTGGGCACCGACCCGGGCGACGTCTCCTTCAACGTCTACCGCGCCGGTACGAAGGTCAACGCGACCCCGATCACCGGCTCCACCACCTACTTCCACTCCGGCGCTCCCGAACAGGCCGACTACACCGTCCGCGCGATCGTCGGCGGCGTCGAGCAGGCCGACTCGGTCCACGCGATCCAGTTCCGCACCGGCTACAAGGACGTCCCCATCTCCCCGCCCGCGGGCGGCACCACCCCCGACGGCGTCGCGTACACCTACGAGGCCAACGACGCCTCCGTCGGTGACCTCGACGGCGACGGCGCCCTCGACTTCGTCCTCAAGTGGCAGCCCACCAACGCCAAGGACAACTCCCAGTCCGGCTACACCGGCAACACCATCGTCGACGGCATCAAGCTCGACGGCACCCGGCTGTGGCGCATCGACCTGGGCCGCAACATCCGCTCCGGCGCGCACTACACGCAGTTCCAGGTGTACGACTACGACGGCGACGGCAAGGCCGAGGTCGCCATGAAGACGGCCGACGGCACGCGGGACGGCACGGGCGCGGTGATCGGCAGTTCGTCGGCCGACCACCGCAACTCCAGTGGCTACGTGCTCTCCGGCCCCGAGTACCTCACCATGTTCAACGGGCAGACCGGCAGGGCGATGGGCACGGTCGACTATGTCCCGGCCCGGGGTTCGGTGGCGTCGTGGGGCGACTCCTACGGCAACCGGGTCGACCGATTCCTCGCCGGCACCGCGTACTTGGACGGCGCCCGCCCCTCGCTCATCATGGCGCGCGGCTACTACACCCGTTCCGTGATAGCGGCCTGGGACTGGCGAGGCGGCGCCTTCACCCGCCGCTGGACCTTCGACACCAACTCCTCCACCAACACGGGGAAGGGGTACGACGGTCAGGGCAACCACAGTCTGTCCATCGCGGACGTGGACGCCGACGGCAAGGACGAGATCGTGTACGGCGCCATGACCGTGGACGACAACGGCCATGGGCTGTGGACGACGAAGCTGGGCCACGGCGACGCGGGACATGTGGGCGACCTCAACCCCGCCCGCTCGGGCCTGGAGTACTTCAAGGTGTCGGAGGACACCTCCAAGCCCGGCTCCTGGATGGCCGACGCCCGCACCGGTGCGCTCCTGTGGCAGACGGCCTCCGGTGCCGACAACGGTCGCGGGGTGTCCGCCGACATCCACGCGGGGTCCGCGGGCGCCGAGTCCTGGTCCGCCTCCGACACGACCCTGCGCTCCCCGACCGGAGCCTCGCTGGGTCGCGAGCCGTCCAGCATCAACTTCGTGAACTGGTGGGACGGCGACACGACCCGCGAACTCCTCGACGGCACCCGCATCGACAAGTACGGCACGTCGTCCGACACGCGGCTGCTGACCGGCGCCTCGGTCCACTCCAACAACGGCACCAAGGCCACCCCGTCGTTGTCCGGGGACATCTTCGGTGACTGGCGCGAGGAGGTCGTCTGGCCGACGTCGAACAACACGGCGCTGCGGATCTACTCCACTCCGCACGAGACCGGCACGAAGATCACCACCCTGCTCCACGACACGATGTACCGCACCGCCCTGGCCTGGCAGAACACGGCCTACAACCAGCCCCCGCACCCGAGCTTCCACATCGGCAGCGGCATGGCGACGGCCCCCAGGCCGACCGTCTACACCCCGTGA
- a CDS encoding cellulose binding domain-containing protein — MRRTRILTAVLALAAGLLAGTPSALAADTEPVSIAADSYTWKNARIDGGGFVPGIVFNRKEKNLAYARTDIGGAYRWQESTKTWTPLLDSVGWDDWGHTGVVSLASDSVDPDRVYAAVGTYTNSWDPGNGAVMRSADRGASWQKAELPFKLGGNMPGRGMGERLAVDPNRNSVLYLGAPSGKGLWRSTDSGATWSQVTNFPNVGNYAQDPSDTSGYASDNQGIVWVTFDESTGTAGSATRTIYVGVADKDNAVYRSTDAGATWTRVAGQPTGYLAHKGVLDATNGYLYLAYSDTGGPYDGGKGRLWRYATATGTWTDISPVAEADTYYGFSGLTVDRQRPGTVMATAYSSWWPDTQIFRSTDSGGTWTKAWDYTSYPNRSNRYTMDVSSSPWLTWGANPAPPEQTPKLGWMTESLEIDPFDSNRMMYGTGATIYGTEDLSKWDSGGQFTIKPMVRGLEETAVLDLASPPSGAPLLSALGDIGGFRHTDLTKVPPMMYTSPNFTSTTSLDFAESNPNTVVRAGNLDSGPHIAFSTDNGANWFAGTDPSGVSGGGTVAAAADGSRFVWSPQGTGVHYATGFGTSWSASSGIPAGAIVESDRVDPMTFYGFKSGKFYVSTDGGATFSASAATGLPSGDTVRFKALPGTKGDVWLAGGASDGAYGLWHSTDSGATFTKLSGVEQADTIGFGKAAPGATYQTLYTSAKIGGVRGIFRSTDKGASWTRVNDDAHQWGWTGAAITGDPRVYGRVYVATNGRGVIYGDTTDSGGTDPTPTPTGACAVTYKVTNEWSGGFQADVRLSNTGTSAWSGWSLNWAFPNGQTISQLWNADHTQSGSAVTAKNVGWNGTVAAGSSVSFGFTGSWSGANAKPASFKLGDQICAIA; from the coding sequence GTGCGAAGAACCCGCATCCTCACGGCCGTCCTGGCCCTGGCAGCCGGTCTCCTCGCCGGCACGCCGTCCGCGCTCGCCGCCGACACCGAGCCGGTGTCGATCGCCGCCGACAGCTACACCTGGAAGAACGCGCGCATCGACGGCGGCGGCTTCGTCCCCGGCATCGTCTTCAACCGCAAGGAGAAGAACCTCGCCTACGCCCGTACCGACATCGGCGGTGCCTACCGCTGGCAGGAGTCGACGAAGACCTGGACGCCGCTGCTGGACTCGGTCGGCTGGGACGACTGGGGACACACGGGTGTTGTGAGCCTGGCCTCCGACTCCGTCGACCCGGACAGGGTGTACGCGGCGGTCGGGACGTACACCAACAGCTGGGATCCCGGGAACGGCGCCGTCATGCGCTCCGCCGACCGGGGCGCGAGCTGGCAGAAGGCCGAGCTGCCGTTCAAGCTGGGCGGGAACATGCCGGGACGCGGCATGGGTGAGCGGTTGGCCGTCGACCCGAACAGGAACAGCGTGCTGTATCTGGGGGCGCCCAGCGGCAAGGGGCTGTGGCGGTCGACGGACTCCGGTGCCACCTGGTCGCAGGTCACGAACTTCCCCAACGTCGGCAACTACGCGCAGGATCCGAGCGACACGAGCGGTTACGCCTCCGACAACCAGGGCATCGTCTGGGTCACCTTCGACGAGTCGACCGGTACGGCGGGCAGCGCCACACGAACGATCTACGTCGGGGTCGCCGACAAGGACAACGCGGTGTACCGCTCGACGGACGCGGGGGCGACCTGGACCCGTGTCGCCGGGCAGCCGACCGGCTACCTGGCGCACAAGGGCGTACTGGACGCGACGAACGGCTACCTGTACCTCGCGTACAGCGACACCGGCGGCCCGTACGACGGTGGCAAGGGCCGGCTGTGGCGGTATGCGACCGCGACCGGTACCTGGACGGACATCAGCCCGGTGGCGGAGGCCGACACGTACTACGGCTTCAGCGGTCTCACCGTCGACCGGCAGCGGCCCGGCACGGTGATGGCGACGGCGTACAGCTCCTGGTGGCCGGACACCCAGATCTTCCGCTCGACGGACAGCGGCGGGACGTGGACGAAGGCGTGGGACTACACGTCGTATCCGAACCGCTCGAACCGCTACACGATGGACGTCTCCTCATCCCCCTGGCTGACCTGGGGCGCGAACCCGGCGCCGCCGGAACAGACCCCGAAACTGGGCTGGATGACGGAGTCGCTGGAGATCGACCCGTTCGACTCGAACCGGATGATGTACGGGACGGGTGCGACGATCTACGGCACCGAGGATCTGTCGAAGTGGGACAGCGGAGGCCAGTTCACCATCAAGCCGATGGTGCGGGGCCTGGAGGAGACGGCCGTCCTGGACCTCGCGTCACCGCCGTCCGGCGCGCCCCTGCTCAGCGCGCTCGGCGACATCGGCGGCTTCCGGCACACGGATCTCACCAAGGTCCCGCCGATGATGTACACCTCACCGAACTTCACCTCGACGACCAGCCTGGACTTCGCGGAGAGCAACCCGAACACCGTGGTCCGCGCCGGCAATCTGGACTCCGGACCACACATCGCGTTCTCGACGGACAACGGCGCCAACTGGTTCGCGGGGACGGACCCTTCGGGCGTCAGCGGTGGCGGCACGGTCGCCGCGGCGGCCGACGGCAGCCGGTTCGTGTGGAGCCCGCAGGGCACGGGGGTCCACTACGCGACGGGCTTCGGCACGTCCTGGTCGGCGTCGAGCGGCATCCCGGCGGGCGCGATCGTCGAGTCCGACCGGGTCGACCCGATGACCTTCTACGGCTTCAAGTCCGGGAAGTTCTACGTCAGTACGGACGGCGGCGCGACCTTCTCCGCGTCGGCCGCGACCGGGCTTCCCTCCGGCGACACCGTCCGCTTCAAGGCACTGCCCGGCACGAAGGGTGACGTATGGCTGGCGGGCGGCGCGAGCGACGGCGCGTACGGCCTGTGGCACTCCACCGACTCCGGCGCCACGTTCACCAAGCTGTCCGGCGTCGAGCAGGCCGACACCATCGGCTTCGGCAAAGCGGCGCCCGGAGCGACGTACCAGACCCTCTACACCAGCGCGAAGATCGGCGGCGTACGCGGCATCTTCCGCTCCACCGACAAGGGTGCGAGCTGGACCCGTGTCAACGACGACGCCCACCAGTGGGGTTGGACGGGCGCGGCGATCACCGGCGACCCTCGCGTGTACGGCCGGGTGTACGTGGCGACCAACGGCCGCGGCGTCATCTACGGCGACACCACCGACAGCGGCGGCACCGACCCGACACCCACACCGACGGGCGCCTGCGCCGTCACCTACAAGGTGACCAACGAGTGGTCGGGCGGCTTCCAGGCCGACGTCCGGCTGAGCAACACCGGCACGAGCGCCTGGTCCGGCTGGTCCCTCAACTGGGCCTTCCCGAACGGCCAGACCATCTCCCAGCTCTGGAACGCCGATCACACGCAGTCGGGTTCAGCGGTGACAGCCAAGAACGTGGGCTGGAACGGCACCGTGGCGGCGGGCTCGTCGGTGAGCTTCGGGTTCACGGGGAGCTGGTCGGGGGCGAATGCCAAACCCGCTTCCTTCAAGCTCGGTGATCAGATCTGCGCCATCGCCTGA
- a CDS encoding 4a-hydroxytetrahydrobiopterin dehydratase — MPLEPLSQEEIEERLAQLPGWSLDGDRIARSYRLRSHLAATAMVVHIAQVQEELDHHSDLTLGYNTLSLSVNTHTVGGVTERDFKLARRVEELAPAHGAK; from the coding sequence ATGCCCCTCGAACCGCTGTCGCAGGAGGAGATCGAGGAGCGGCTGGCTCAGCTGCCGGGCTGGTCCCTGGACGGGGACCGGATCGCCCGCTCCTACCGGCTGCGCTCGCACCTCGCGGCCACCGCGATGGTCGTCCACATCGCCCAGGTCCAGGAAGAGCTCGACCACCACTCCGACCTCACCCTCGGTTACAACACCCTGTCACTGAGCGTGAACACGCACACGGTGGGCGGGGTGACCGAGCGGGACTTCAAGCTGGCCCGCCGGGTGGAGGAACTGGCACCGGCCCACGGGGCGAAGTGA